In Parerythrobacter aestuarii, the sequence CGTGAAGTAACGCCTGAAGAAACTGGATAGGCCCATGGGTGTTGGATACTGGCGCTATATTCGATCCGCAAGTCCTGGTGAAGCGCAGCTCATCAATGCCTTGCACCTGACAAGAAAAGGCCGCCCGGTTTCCCGAGCGGCCTCTTGATTGCCGTATTGGCGAGCGCTTACGCGCTGTAATACATGTCGAATTCGACCGGGCCCGGGGTCGTTTCCCAGCGGATCACATCGTCCCATTTCAGTTCCATGTAAGCGTCGATCTGGTCCTTGGTGAACACATCGCCCTTGAGCAGGAACTCATGGTCGGCAGCCAGCGCTTCGAGCGCTTCGCGCAAGGAGCCGCAGACCGTCGGGACGTCAGCCAGTTCGGCCGGCGGCAGGTCATACAGGTTCTTGTCCATGGCATCGCCCGGATGAATCTTGTTGGTGATCCCGTCGAGGCCCGCCATCAGCAGCGCCGAATAGGCGAGGTAAGGGTTCGCCATCGCATCCGGGAAACGGAATTCGACGCGCTTGGCTTTCTCGCCGGCACCATAAGGGATGCGACACGATGCCGAACGGTTGCGAGCCGAATAGGCCAGCAGCACCGGCGCTTCGTAGCCCGGAACGAGGCGCTTGTAGCTGTTGGTGGTCGGGTTGGTGAAGGCATTGAGTGCCTTCGCGTGCTTGATGACACCGCCGATGTAATAGAGGCAGTTCTCGCTCAGCCCGGCATATTCATTGCCGGCGAAGGTCGGTTTGCCGCCGTCCCAGATCGACATGTGGGTGTGCATGCCCGAGCCGTTATCTTCCTTGATCGGCTTGGGCATGAAGGTCGCGGTCTTGCCATAGGCATGGGCAACCTGGTGCACGACATACTTGTAGATCTGCATGTTGTCGGCGGTTTCGACCAGGGTCGAGAAGGTCAGGCCCAGCTCGTGCTGCGCGGCGGCCACTTCGTGGTGGTGCTTATCGCAATTGAGGCCCATCTCGATCATGGTGGCGACCATTTCGCCGCGAATGTCCATCGCGCTGTCGACCGGTGCGACGGGGAAGTAGCCACCCTTGGCGCGCGGACGGTGCGCCATGTTGCCGGCTTCGTATTCCTTGCCCGAGTTGGTCGGCAGCTCGACATCGTCGATGGCAAAGCCCGAACCGGCGTAGCCGTCTTCGAAGCGGACATCATCGAACATGAAGAATTCCGCTTCCGGGCCGACGTAGACAGTGTCGCCGACGCCGGTGGTCTTGAGGTAGGCTTCGGCGCGCTTGGCAGTGGTGCGCGGGTCACGCGCGTACCAGTCGCCGGTCGAGGGCTCGACGATGTCGCAGAACAGGATCATCATCGGCGTAGCGCTGAACGGATCCATGTAGGCACGGTCGAGGTCGGGCTTCAGGATCATGTCGGATTCGTTGATGGCCTTCCAGCCTTCGATCGAGGAGCCGTCGAACATGAGACCGTCTTCGAGTTCGTCTTCACCCATGATGCTGGCGACCATCGAGAGGTGCTGCCACTTGCCCTTGGGGTCAGTGAAACGCAGGTCGACCCATTCGACCTCGTTTTCCTTGATCTGTTTGATGATGTCTTTGGCCTTGGACATTGGGTCTTCCCTTTACTGGTGATGTCTGGAGAAACGGATTGAGGTGGAAACGTCAGATGGCGTCGTCGTCTTTTTCGCCGGTACGGATACGCAGTGCGCTTTCGATGGAGGATACGAAGATCTTCCCGTCGCCGATGCGGCCGGTCTGCGAGGCAGCGGCGATCGCTTCCACTACGCGTTCGGCGTTACTG encodes:
- the glnA gene encoding type I glutamate--ammonia ligase; its protein translation is MSKAKDIIKQIKENEVEWVDLRFTDPKGKWQHLSMVASIMGEDELEDGLMFDGSSIEGWKAINESDMILKPDLDRAYMDPFSATPMMILFCDIVEPSTGDWYARDPRTTAKRAEAYLKTTGVGDTVYVGPEAEFFMFDDVRFEDGYAGSGFAIDDVELPTNSGKEYEAGNMAHRPRAKGGYFPVAPVDSAMDIRGEMVATMIEMGLNCDKHHHEVAAAQHELGLTFSTLVETADNMQIYKYVVHQVAHAYGKTATFMPKPIKEDNGSGMHTHMSIWDGGKPTFAGNEYAGLSENCLYYIGGVIKHAKALNAFTNPTTNSYKRLVPGYEAPVLLAYSARNRSASCRIPYGAGEKAKRVEFRFPDAMANPYLAYSALLMAGLDGITNKIHPGDAMDKNLYDLPPAELADVPTVCGSLREALEALAADHEFLLKGDVFTKDQIDAYMELKWDDVIRWETTPGPVEFDMYYSA